A window from Streptomyces sp. NBC_00271 encodes these proteins:
- a CDS encoding TadE/TadG family type IV pilus assembly protein gives MLRNRLAALRARRDDGSMSLFFAVTTVALLMVMGLLVDGGGALNASNRAESLAQEAARTAGQQLDPAQAIEGTAITIDPDAAQAAAQNYLAAADVQGDVQISDNGQTMTVTVHDTYNTYFAQLIGKGTINVTGTATAHLQTQAGG, from the coding sequence GTGCTGAGAAACCGTCTCGCCGCACTGCGCGCGCGCCGCGACGACGGCTCGATGTCCCTGTTCTTCGCAGTGACCACCGTGGCACTGCTGATGGTCATGGGCCTCCTCGTCGACGGCGGCGGGGCACTCAACGCCTCCAACCGCGCGGAATCCCTCGCCCAGGAAGCCGCCCGCACCGCCGGACAGCAACTCGACCCCGCCCAGGCGATCGAGGGCACCGCCATCACCATCGACCCGGACGCCGCCCAGGCCGCCGCCCAGAACTATCTCGCCGCCGCCGACGTACAAGGCGACGTCCAGATCAGCGACAACGGACAGACCATGACAGTCACCGTCCACGACACCTACAACACCTACTTCGCGCAGCTGATCGGCAAGGGAACCATCAACGTGACCGGCACCGCGACCGCACATCTGCAGACCCAGGCTGGAGGCTGA
- a CDS encoding TadE/TadG family type IV pilus assembly protein, with protein sequence MTRPRLLRQDRGSYALETAVLAPVLIIILGLMIAFGRVTDAKGAVDAAAHAAARAASLERDAGTAQAAALEAVTRSLDGDGVTCQTSSVSIDTSGYATDVGQAATVTATISCTANLYDIGVPGLPGAKTITASWTSPIDTYRAR encoded by the coding sequence GTGACGCGCCCCCGCCTGCTGCGCCAGGACCGGGGCAGCTACGCGCTGGAGACCGCGGTTCTCGCCCCCGTCCTGATCATCATCCTCGGCCTCATGATCGCCTTCGGCCGGGTCACCGACGCGAAGGGCGCGGTCGACGCCGCCGCCCACGCGGCCGCCCGCGCCGCCTCCCTCGAGCGCGACGCCGGCACCGCGCAGGCAGCAGCCCTGGAAGCGGTCACCCGCAGTCTCGACGGTGACGGCGTCACCTGCCAGACCTCGAGCGTTTCCATCGACACCTCCGGCTACGCCACCGACGTCGGCCAAGCCGCCACCGTCACCGCGACGATCTCGTGCACCGCGAACCTGTACGACATCGGCGTGCCCGGCCTGCCCGGAGCCAAGACGATCACCGCGTCCTGGACCAGCCCGATCGACACCTACAGGGCCCGCTAA
- a CDS encoding TadE/TadG family type IV pilus assembly protein has translation MGRRSRHLGAIRARIRCGDDGVLGLELATLALVVLMLAFTTIQVGLYYHARKVAQSAARQGVDAGRAFGASEGDGVMQAQDYLARFGGSVKDAQVSADGSTAQQIRITVTGDVATLVPGLTLHVTQHADGPIERWTNP, from the coding sequence GTGGGACGCCGATCACGGCACCTCGGGGCCATCCGCGCACGCATCCGCTGCGGGGACGACGGCGTGCTGGGCCTCGAACTGGCCACCCTGGCCCTGGTGGTGCTGATGCTGGCCTTCACCACCATCCAGGTCGGCCTGTACTACCACGCCCGCAAGGTCGCCCAGTCCGCCGCACGGCAAGGCGTGGACGCCGGACGGGCGTTCGGCGCCAGCGAAGGCGACGGTGTCATGCAGGCCCAGGACTACCTCGCCCGCTTCGGCGGCTCCGTCAAAGACGCCCAGGTCTCGGCAGACGGCAGCACCGCCCAGCAGATCCGCATCACCGTCACCGGCGACGTCGCCACCCTCGTCCCCGGCCTCACACTGCACGTCACCCAGCACGCCGACGGCCCGATCGAACGCTGGACCAACCCGTGA
- a CDS encoding type II secretion system F family protein, with protein sequence MIPMNAVLPAAAAGVMIGLAVRAALPTKPDLASVLDRLDAAHFTNAMPVAAPPGARGVPERVGARLLDEFGVRIRLPLSDLRLLRISPAEHLGKRVLFALYGLLAPQLLQAMLAFAGTPLPFAIPAGVSLLLGALFWFSPRQDVKRDAAAARLIVRHAAASYLERVALARVANSGAGQALTQTAEVGDGWIFQRMRQVFDHAELAGVTPWDALKQLGDELDIPELTRPADTLALAGDGAAVYTTLQSQARQLRIALLSDAKAQANEASAAMVLPVTLAVILMLAFVMIPIVNTILAS encoded by the coding sequence ATGATCCCCATGAACGCGGTGCTGCCCGCGGCCGCGGCGGGCGTGATGATCGGCCTCGCCGTACGCGCCGCCCTGCCCACCAAGCCGGACCTGGCCAGCGTCCTGGACCGCCTCGACGCCGCCCACTTCACCAACGCCATGCCCGTCGCCGCGCCACCCGGCGCGCGCGGCGTGCCGGAACGCGTCGGCGCCCGGCTGCTCGACGAGTTCGGCGTCCGTATCCGCCTGCCGCTCAGCGACCTCAGACTGCTGCGGATCTCCCCGGCCGAACACCTCGGCAAGCGCGTCCTGTTCGCCCTGTACGGTCTGCTCGCCCCCCAGCTGCTGCAGGCGATGCTCGCCTTCGCCGGCACCCCACTCCCGTTCGCCATCCCGGCCGGCGTCTCTCTCCTCCTCGGGGCGCTGTTCTGGTTCAGCCCCCGGCAGGACGTCAAACGCGACGCGGCCGCCGCCCGCCTCATCGTGCGGCATGCCGCCGCCTCCTACCTCGAGCGCGTCGCCCTGGCCCGCGTCGCCAACAGCGGCGCCGGGCAGGCACTCACCCAGACCGCCGAGGTCGGCGACGGCTGGATCTTCCAGCGGATGCGCCAGGTCTTCGACCACGCCGAGCTCGCCGGCGTCACCCCATGGGACGCCCTCAAGCAGCTCGGCGACGAACTCGACATCCCCGAACTGACACGGCCCGCCGACACCCTGGCCCTGGCCGGAGACGGCGCCGCCGTCTACACCACCCTGCAGTCCCAGGCCCGCCAGCTGCGCATCGCGCTGCTGAGCGACGCCAAAGCACAGGCCAACGAGGCCTCCGCGGCAATGGTCCTCCCGGTCACCCTCGCCGTGATCCTCATGCTCGCCTTCGTCATGATCCCAATCGTCAACACGATCCTCGCCAGCTGA
- a CDS encoding type II secretion system F family protein has protein sequence MTTSQLALVAACCAVLAVIAAVATARELRGRIPDPVKPPSRIAARMRRAKDELPESWQRRWRHLVITAAVVTLLVWAYTGWPVHGLLAGAAVLGLPFVLHPGGAAQARIERLEALAQWLNHLAGVHTAGISLTQTVRASAKNAPGPIAGNVQRLADRLRTGMDAHLAFAMFADELADGVSDHVVLLFQSHAVYKGPGLADALEALAVTIHQQAADARDVEADRASVRKSSRQVSLVICIVVMGCMLNNAWSGWYASPVGQVALIVLGGLFAWTLSWLRRIARTKPDPRLLDPLPSHLAVLEGDTR, from the coding sequence GTGACCACGTCTCAGCTCGCCCTGGTCGCGGCCTGCTGCGCCGTGCTGGCAGTCATCGCCGCGGTCGCCACCGCCCGCGAACTCCGCGGCCGTATCCCCGACCCCGTCAAACCGCCCTCCCGCATCGCCGCCCGGATGCGCCGCGCCAAGGACGAACTGCCCGAGAGCTGGCAGCGCCGCTGGCGCCACCTCGTCATCACAGCCGCCGTCGTCACCCTGCTGGTATGGGCGTACACGGGCTGGCCCGTGCATGGCCTGCTCGCCGGCGCCGCCGTCCTGGGCTTGCCGTTCGTGCTGCACCCTGGAGGCGCGGCGCAGGCCCGCATCGAACGCCTTGAAGCGCTCGCCCAGTGGCTCAACCACCTCGCGGGCGTCCATACCGCGGGCATCTCGCTGACCCAGACCGTGCGGGCCTCCGCGAAGAACGCACCCGGCCCGATCGCGGGCAACGTGCAACGCCTGGCCGACCGGCTGCGCACCGGCATGGACGCCCATCTCGCGTTCGCGATGTTCGCGGACGAGCTCGCCGACGGCGTCTCCGACCACGTGGTCCTGCTCTTCCAGAGCCACGCCGTCTACAAGGGCCCCGGCCTGGCCGACGCTCTCGAAGCGCTCGCGGTGACCATCCACCAGCAGGCCGCCGACGCCCGTGACGTCGAAGCCGACCGCGCCTCCGTCCGCAAGTCCTCCCGCCAGGTCTCGCTCGTCATCTGCATCGTGGTCATGGGCTGCATGCTGAACAACGCCTGGTCCGGCTGGTACGCCAGCCCGGTCGGACAGGTCGCGCTGATTGTCTTGGGCGGCCTGTTCGCATGGACCCTGTCGTGGCTGCGCCGCATCGCCCGCACGAAGCCCGACCCACGACTGCTCGACCCGCTGCCCTCCCACCTGGCCGTCCTGGAAGGGGACACCCGATGA
- a CDS encoding CpaF family protein yields MADTHQRAGVNGQIPTPMGRDDIAHLLTGKLGDRRPAPPTAPTAAAPPAGPGGTVSPTAVPRLAGLPTELLPVGWEVIEALQADVSAELSKKDPERTMAEPDRRALARSLANTAVADWAAKYAQGNTPLTQDEEGRIATAVYDAMFRGGRLQSLLDEDGVEDVMVDGLTAHVEYYDRPRRTIDKVADSHDELITWVNRMARQSGQGERALTQATPMVGFRMPDGSRVTASLLTSRPSVVIRKHRIRQHGIGELVQWQSINPLLERFLTACVQARMNVLVVGDMGAGKTSLLRALGREIPPAERLVTLESDRELYLDEPGPKPGPVTFAFEARQSNGERSTGDRLAGEVSIADMFATALRYNATRVIVGEVRSTEIVPMLQAMSAGGSGSMCTMHVRRPHAIVSRLVQLCTEAGMATEAAHHLIASAIDVVVYLTYLDETGVGGRKHRFVSHIYEIHDVVGEAGRPTTTELFAPGGGDPRAIYQNMPSFIDELERTGLIARSWLAENPHGWWGEPLQTVGRQ; encoded by the coding sequence GTGGCTGACACGCACCAGCGCGCCGGCGTCAACGGGCAGATCCCAACGCCGATGGGCCGCGACGACATCGCCCATCTGCTCACCGGAAAGCTCGGCGACCGGCGGCCCGCTCCGCCCACGGCTCCTACCGCGGCTGCGCCGCCCGCGGGGCCCGGCGGCACCGTCAGTCCCACGGCCGTTCCCCGGCTGGCCGGACTGCCGACGGAACTCCTGCCGGTCGGCTGGGAGGTCATCGAAGCCCTGCAGGCCGACGTGTCCGCCGAGCTGAGCAAGAAGGACCCCGAGCGCACCATGGCCGAGCCGGACCGGCGCGCCCTGGCCCGCTCGCTCGCCAACACCGCCGTCGCCGACTGGGCCGCCAAATACGCGCAGGGCAACACCCCGCTGACTCAGGACGAGGAAGGCCGCATCGCCACCGCGGTCTACGACGCCATGTTCCGCGGCGGACGCCTGCAGTCTCTCCTCGACGAGGATGGCGTCGAAGACGTCATGGTCGACGGGCTGACTGCGCACGTGGAGTACTACGACCGCCCGCGTCGCACGATCGACAAGGTCGCCGACTCCCACGACGAGCTCATCACGTGGGTCAATCGGATGGCACGCCAGTCCGGCCAGGGTGAGCGTGCCCTGACGCAGGCGACGCCGATGGTCGGCTTCCGGATGCCCGACGGCTCCCGTGTCACCGCGAGCCTGCTCACCAGCCGCCCCTCCGTCGTCATCCGCAAGCACCGCATCCGCCAGCACGGCATCGGCGAGCTCGTGCAGTGGCAGTCGATCAACCCGCTGCTGGAGCGGTTCCTCACCGCGTGCGTCCAGGCGCGGATGAACGTCCTCGTGGTCGGCGACATGGGCGCCGGCAAAACCAGCCTGCTGCGCGCCCTGGGCCGGGAAATCCCGCCCGCTGAACGGCTGGTGACCCTCGAATCCGACCGTGAGCTCTACCTGGACGAGCCCGGCCCGAAGCCCGGCCCCGTGACTTTCGCCTTCGAAGCACGCCAGTCCAACGGTGAACGAAGCACGGGTGACCGGCTCGCCGGGGAGGTCAGCATCGCGGACATGTTCGCGACGGCGCTGCGCTACAACGCCACCCGCGTCATCGTCGGCGAGGTCCGCTCCACCGAGATCGTCCCCATGCTGCAGGCGATGTCCGCCGGCGGATCCGGGTCGATGTGCACCATGCACGTGCGCCGCCCGCACGCCATCGTCTCCCGCCTGGTGCAGCTGTGCACCGAGGCCGGCATGGCCACCGAGGCCGCCCACCACCTCATCGCCTCCGCGATCGACGTCGTCGTCTACCTCACCTACCTCGACGAAACCGGCGTCGGCGGCCGCAAGCACCGCTTCGTCTCCCACATCTACGAGATTCACGACGTCGTCGGCGAGGCCGGACGGCCCACCACCACCGAGCTGTTCGCCCCGGGCGGTGGCGACCCGCGCGCGATCTACCAGAACATGCCGTCCTTCATCGACGAACTGGAGCGCACCGGCCTGATCGCCCGCTCGTGGCTGGCCGAGAACCCGCACGGCTGGTGGGGAGAGCCCCTGCAGACGGTGGGACGACAATGA
- a CDS encoding SAF domain-containing protein gives MLAVVAALGAAAAVNSASDRTKVLAVARDVPAGQALTAADVTVAEVSTDSALSPLQASDKASVLGKRTAVDLRKGGLLLASQLAAGTGLGDTRQQVGVLVKRGQAPAGTLAAGDKVLAVTTPAQGDSTSTKDDAAAPSSINAVVVSLSRPDATGSVVVNLAVATTDGPVLATRASQGRIALVREPRSN, from the coding sequence GTGCTTGCGGTAGTCGCAGCGCTGGGCGCGGCGGCGGCCGTCAACTCGGCGAGCGACCGTACGAAGGTGCTGGCCGTCGCCCGTGACGTGCCGGCCGGACAGGCCCTGACAGCGGCGGATGTGACCGTGGCCGAGGTCTCCACTGACTCCGCCCTGTCCCCATTGCAGGCATCCGACAAGGCCTCCGTGCTCGGCAAGCGGACGGCCGTCGACCTGCGCAAGGGCGGACTGCTTCTCGCCTCGCAGCTTGCAGCGGGCACCGGTCTGGGTGACACCAGGCAGCAGGTGGGCGTACTGGTCAAACGCGGCCAGGCCCCGGCCGGAACTCTGGCCGCTGGCGACAAGGTCCTCGCCGTCACCACTCCGGCTCAGGGCGATAGCACCAGCACGAAGGACGACGCGGCAGCCCCGTCCTCGATCAACGCGGTTGTCGTGTCGCTGTCCCGTCCGGACGCCACCGGGTCCGTCGTCGTCAACCTTGCCGTCGCCACCACCGACGGCCCTGTCCTGGCCACCCGCGCCTCCCAGGGGCGCATCGCGCTGGTCCGTGAACCGCGGAGCAACTGA
- a CDS encoding ATP/GTP-binding protein — MNPQPDPARARLATGVPADWKPGDKGAFYNVTCPGNPLAGGTVYSATDPTAAAVDPDQLAQQAVKQMTLLGPEIGITPKPGGKGVVGMPVYLWDTKSAETYGPQSKSASAGAVTVTATAHVTKIVWTMGDGNTVTCATAGTPYKAAYGKQPSPDCGHLYEQPSSAQYSGKYHVTATSTWTIDWQGGGQTGQLTEIRSSAVDITVAEVQVLNN, encoded by the coding sequence ATGAACCCGCAGCCCGATCCGGCCAGAGCGCGGCTGGCGACTGGCGTGCCCGCCGACTGGAAGCCGGGCGACAAAGGCGCGTTTTACAACGTCACATGCCCGGGGAACCCGTTGGCGGGCGGCACGGTGTACTCGGCAACCGACCCGACCGCCGCAGCCGTCGACCCGGACCAGCTGGCCCAACAAGCCGTGAAACAGATGACCCTCCTGGGCCCTGAAATCGGCATAACTCCCAAACCGGGTGGCAAAGGCGTTGTCGGCATGCCGGTCTACCTATGGGACACGAAATCAGCGGAGACATACGGCCCACAGAGCAAGAGCGCCTCCGCGGGCGCTGTCACCGTCACCGCGACCGCCCACGTCACGAAGATCGTGTGGACGATGGGCGACGGCAACACCGTCACCTGCGCCACCGCCGGAACCCCGTACAAGGCGGCATACGGAAAACAGCCCTCCCCGGACTGCGGCCACCTCTACGAACAGCCGTCCTCCGCCCAGTACTCGGGCAAGTACCACGTCACCGCGACCTCCACCTGGACGATCGACTGGCAGGGCGGCGGGCAGACCGGCCAGCTCACCGAGATCCGTAGCAGCGCCGTGGACATCACGGTGGCCGAGGTCCAGGTCCTCAACAACTGA
- a CDS encoding replication-relaxation family protein: MEPLPHQLLAALAQHRMATTSQLHTLLRPHATRQTLSNPLNKLRRKGLLDYTVLPQSNRSRAWFLTPDGARLTRDWPALRGRPPYPITSATAASLRTPHTLTVVRSHLAFVTDARRRGDEHGHLDWTPEVSHPLSDGEKVIADAVMHYTLAGSEQRTKLRAFIEVDRTTMGSERLASKLIEYARLWSYEPQLIGRARSRRQQAGAGAAWLRWYPVFPRVLFILTGATPRVLANRIHDLQAMATQHPLVAALAREVPLGAAVLDDLETHGSTAPRWVPLAGGKPRPWTEL, encoded by the coding sequence ATGGAGCCGCTGCCGCACCAGCTCCTGGCCGCGCTCGCCCAGCACCGCATGGCCACCACCAGCCAGCTCCACACCCTGCTGCGACCCCACGCGACCCGGCAGACCCTCTCCAACCCGCTCAACAAGCTGCGCCGCAAAGGCCTGCTCGACTACACGGTGCTGCCGCAGTCCAACCGGTCCCGCGCCTGGTTCCTGACCCCCGACGGCGCCCGCCTCACCCGGGACTGGCCGGCGCTGCGCGGCCGTCCCCCCTACCCCATCACCTCGGCAACGGCCGCCTCCCTGCGCACCCCACACACCCTCACCGTGGTCCGCTCCCACCTGGCCTTCGTCACCGACGCCCGCCGCCGCGGTGACGAACACGGCCACCTGGACTGGACACCCGAGGTCTCCCACCCCCTCAGCGACGGCGAGAAAGTCATCGCCGACGCAGTCATGCACTACACCCTCGCCGGCAGTGAACAACGCACGAAACTACGGGCATTCATCGAAGTCGACCGCACCACCATGGGCAGCGAACGCCTGGCGTCCAAGCTGATCGAGTACGCGCGGCTGTGGTCGTACGAACCGCAGCTCATCGGCCGCGCACGCTCCCGACGCCAGCAAGCCGGAGCAGGAGCGGCCTGGCTGCGCTGGTATCCGGTCTTCCCACGCGTGCTGTTCATCCTGACCGGCGCGACACCACGCGTACTCGCCAACCGGATCCACGACCTGCAGGCCATGGCCACACAGCATCCACTCGTCGCTGCCCTGGCCCGGGAAGTGCCCCTCGGCGCCGCAGTCCTCGACGACCTCGAAACCCACGGCTCGACCGCACCGCGGTGGGTACCACTAGCCGGCGGGAAGCCACGGCCTTGGACCGAGCTGTGA
- a CDS encoding ATP/GTP-binding protein: MDSAAPYLNAAETASGQVPGLLTTLAHGAGWLTGHWYLFVLALALVWGVGEIVVQRLALKASAQRMALELAASRHFDPGLEEIFRCGVQLARASTSMPWWAPRRSKAVQIRLRADGSSPLRYRIEGPAGAQRLLSITPFGPDVTVSRARPITDAPREHTVRAEFILRGRPTAPLREVPLDPDPLQPLVDAVSDLRADLGDLAEVRLDIQRAPKWALRARRLQLMQAARSAERRETARAARWVRRDAAGFEDSLGWHLQQLVSGRQGGAAGRRLVMPPVPRRVDRAEALGKLAEDDHLVRVQLLIMCASRMEGRAQARLAQLQAALDVFGGRSRWAMRGLRVGPWRLGADHWPSRRAFERRWRHGYCQPPRANWVRLEELTGLLKPPTVHCRLPLLAGDLPSFTFGDPELLLQGLYRGPDGRRRMVATYAAETLFECAVGKAGGGKTERALAQAIGWAHTGGGLMFLDPHRDSWPRAAPFLAHDHLMDRIALIDLNANGPAPKVSSWNPLGMQHGPAPHEVVEALTDAFAAALGWDDANAPRAITILTAALSVLVAVNQATCQAGRPEDQATVFHTRALLTDPDFRAAALAATADRLDEENRSWWKTVFPALPADAFAVVLNPLARLAANPVTRAFLGQGAGVHNARAAMDHRMIVWVCPAGNGPTDRLLTALLARDLLRAVRSRRDTPENDRVPFRLYFDELITLTGAAPETIASMFEDFRKYKATVHGMTQLLARLPAPVRLSLTQNASTLASTAGSTSAIAPITAEWGDSPTPAQVAVLDRFEHYVSLTVRGRRIGPLRLTGPHLDEVFADQARPGKVAALEHAARASASALPLDQLTARAAGQLGRVTAFLAQHTPASAPARLNKSNGYQ; encoded by the coding sequence GTGGACTCCGCTGCCCCGTACCTGAACGCCGCTGAGACGGCGTCCGGGCAGGTGCCCGGCCTGCTCACCACGCTTGCCCACGGCGCCGGATGGCTCACCGGCCACTGGTATCTGTTCGTGCTGGCCCTTGCCCTGGTCTGGGGGGTGGGCGAGATCGTCGTACAGCGGCTGGCGCTGAAGGCGTCGGCCCAGCGGATGGCGCTCGAACTCGCCGCGTCCCGGCACTTCGACCCGGGCCTGGAGGAGATCTTCCGCTGCGGGGTGCAGCTGGCCCGCGCCTCCACCAGCATGCCCTGGTGGGCGCCGCGAAGGTCGAAGGCGGTGCAGATCAGGCTGCGCGCCGACGGCTCCAGCCCGCTCCGCTACCGGATCGAAGGGCCGGCCGGTGCGCAGCGTCTGCTGTCCATCACGCCGTTCGGCCCGGATGTCACCGTCAGCCGGGCCCGGCCGATCACCGACGCGCCGCGCGAGCACACCGTGCGGGCGGAGTTCATCCTGCGGGGCCGGCCCACCGCTCCGCTGCGTGAGGTGCCGCTGGATCCGGACCCGCTGCAGCCCCTCGTGGACGCGGTGTCCGATCTGCGGGCTGATCTCGGTGACCTCGCCGAAGTCCGCCTGGACATTCAGCGGGCCCCGAAGTGGGCGCTGCGGGCGCGCCGTCTGCAGCTGATGCAGGCCGCGCGGAGCGCGGAGCGGCGCGAGACCGCGCGTGCTGCCCGCTGGGTGCGGCGCGACGCAGCGGGGTTCGAGGACTCGCTCGGCTGGCATCTGCAGCAGCTCGTCAGCGGCAGACAGGGCGGGGCCGCCGGGCGGCGGCTGGTCATGCCGCCGGTGCCGCGCCGGGTGGACCGGGCCGAGGCGCTGGGCAAGCTCGCCGAGGACGACCACCTGGTGCGGGTGCAGCTGCTGATCATGTGCGCGTCCAGGATGGAAGGCCGCGCTCAGGCCCGGCTCGCGCAACTCCAGGCCGCTCTGGACGTGTTCGGCGGGCGCTCCCGGTGGGCGATGCGCGGGCTGCGAGTGGGTCCGTGGCGGCTGGGCGCCGATCACTGGCCCAGCCGCCGTGCTTTCGAGCGGCGCTGGAGGCATGGGTACTGCCAGCCGCCGCGGGCCAACTGGGTCCGGCTGGAAGAGCTCACCGGTCTGCTCAAGCCGCCGACCGTGCACTGCCGGCTGCCGCTGCTCGCCGGTGACCTGCCGTCATTCACCTTCGGTGACCCCGAGTTGTTGTTGCAGGGCCTCTACCGGGGCCCGGACGGGCGCCGTCGCATGGTGGCCACCTACGCGGCCGAGACCCTCTTCGAGTGCGCCGTAGGCAAGGCGGGCGGCGGCAAAACCGAACGCGCCCTCGCCCAGGCCATCGGCTGGGCCCACACCGGTGGCGGGCTGATGTTCCTCGATCCGCACCGCGACTCCTGGCCGCGCGCCGCGCCGTTCCTCGCCCACGACCACCTCATGGACCGGATCGCGCTGATCGACCTCAACGCCAACGGCCCAGCGCCCAAGGTCAGTTCGTGGAATCCACTGGGCATGCAGCACGGACCGGCCCCGCACGAGGTCGTCGAGGCCCTCACCGATGCCTTCGCCGCCGCCCTGGGATGGGACGACGCGAACGCACCCCGCGCGATCACCATCCTCACGGCCGCACTGTCGGTGCTCGTCGCCGTCAACCAGGCCACCTGCCAGGCAGGCCGCCCCGAGGACCAGGCCACGGTCTTTCACACGCGGGCCCTGCTCACCGACCCCGACTTCCGCGCTGCAGCACTCGCCGCCACCGCCGACCGACTCGACGAAGAGAACCGCTCCTGGTGGAAGACCGTATTCCCGGCCCTGCCCGCCGACGCCTTCGCCGTCGTCCTCAACCCCCTCGCCCGACTGGCTGCCAACCCCGTCACCCGAGCCTTCCTCGGCCAGGGTGCCGGCGTCCACAACGCCCGCGCCGCGATGGACCACCGGATGATCGTGTGGGTGTGCCCGGCCGGGAACGGGCCCACCGACCGGCTGCTGACCGCCCTGCTCGCCCGGGACCTATTACGCGCGGTGCGCTCGCGCCGCGACACCCCCGAGAACGACCGGGTGCCCTTCCGGCTGTACTTCGACGAACTGATCACCCTGACCGGCGCAGCCCCGGAAACCATCGCGTCGATGTTCGAGGACTTCCGCAAGTACAAGGCCACCGTCCACGGCATGACACAGCTCCTCGCCCGCCTCCCGGCCCCAGTGCGCCTGTCGCTGACCCAGAACGCCTCCACGCTGGCCAGCACGGCCGGCTCCACATCAGCCATCGCGCCCATCACCGCCGAGTGGGGCGACAGCCCCACCCCCGCCCAGGTCGCCGTCCTGGACCGCTTCGAGCACTACGTGTCACTGACCGTCCGCGGCCGCCGTATCGGACCGCTGCGCCTCACCGGACCCCATCTCGACGAGGTGTTCGCCGACCAGGCCCGCCCCGGCAAAGTCGCCGCGCTCGAACACGCCGCCCGGGCCAGCGCCAGCGCGCTTCCCCTCGATCAGCTCACCGCCCGCGCGGCCGGCCAACTCGGCCGCGTGACCGCCTTCCTCGCCCAGCACACCCCCGCCAGCGCGCCAGCGCGCCTGAACAAGTCGAACGGATACCAGTGA
- a CDS encoding C40 family peptidase translates to MIRRRGRKAKWGCLTVMLLFAVVCCAAPISGAISAVVALQSAARDDGGIAEGGTAADIPPRMLTAYKKAVQLVGRYVPRCRGMRWPILAGIAKVESNHAIGRTIAGNGDIRPRIYGVLLNGSGAGGNTSAFPDTDNGRWDGTASGERAVGPFQFLPSTWVSIGKDANGDKTADPHNADDAALGAAVYLCGNGRDLAKRSQLEAAILQYNHSTEYLSNVLGWIDQYTAAAKDPDLKNVSGRVRAVLEAALSQRGVPYSWGGGNASGKSYGICCSPSGKSGAGIKGFDCSGLTVYAYAKASISLPRTAAAQASVGRRIPAGLGKSALKPGDLVFYAYAPGRDSTIYHVGIYVGSGRMVNAARPGTLVRLDAVDAMSGYAGGARLL, encoded by the coding sequence GTGATCCGCCGCCGTGGCCGGAAGGCCAAGTGGGGCTGCCTGACCGTGATGCTGCTGTTCGCCGTCGTGTGCTGCGCCGCGCCCATTTCCGGAGCGATCAGCGCGGTCGTCGCGCTGCAGAGCGCCGCGAGAGACGATGGTGGGATCGCCGAGGGCGGCACGGCCGCGGACATCCCGCCGCGCATGCTCACCGCCTACAAGAAGGCCGTCCAGCTCGTCGGCCGGTATGTGCCCCGGTGCCGCGGCATGCGCTGGCCCATCCTTGCCGGGATCGCCAAGGTCGAGTCCAACCACGCCATCGGCCGCACCATCGCCGGCAACGGCGACATCCGCCCGCGCATCTACGGCGTACTGCTCAACGGCTCCGGCGCGGGCGGCAACACCAGTGCCTTCCCGGACACCGACAACGGCAGGTGGGACGGCACCGCCAGCGGTGAACGCGCGGTCGGCCCCTTCCAGTTCCTCCCCTCCACCTGGGTGTCGATTGGCAAGGACGCGAACGGTGACAAGACCGCTGACCCGCACAACGCCGACGACGCCGCCCTCGGCGCCGCCGTCTACCTCTGTGGCAACGGCCGCGACCTGGCGAAGCGGTCTCAGCTGGAGGCGGCGATCCTGCAGTACAACCACTCCACCGAGTACCTCTCGAATGTGCTGGGCTGGATCGACCAGTACACGGCGGCCGCCAAGGACCCGGATCTGAAGAACGTGTCCGGGAGGGTCCGCGCCGTCCTCGAGGCGGCGCTCTCCCAGCGGGGTGTCCCGTACTCGTGGGGTGGAGGCAACGCGAGCGGGAAGTCGTACGGGATCTGTTGCTCGCCGAGTGGGAAGAGCGGCGCGGGCATCAAGGGCTTCGACTGCTCGGGGCTGACCGTGTACGCGTACGCCAAGGCCAGCATCAGCCTGCCGCGCACCGCGGCCGCCCAGGCCTCCGTTGGCCGGCGGATTCCTGCCGGCCTCGGCAAGAGCGCCCTCAAGCCCGGTGACCTCGTCTTCTACGCCTACGCCCCAGGCCGGGATTCCACGATCTACCACGTCGGCATCTACGTCGGCAGCGGCCGGATGGTCAACGCCGCCCGCCCGGGCACCCTGGTCCGTCTGGACGCGGTCGATGCGATGTCCGGCTACGCGGGAGGGGCCCGATTGCTGTGA